In Gossypium arboreum isolate Shixiya-1 chromosome 5, ASM2569848v2, whole genome shotgun sequence, a single genomic region encodes these proteins:
- the LOC108450539 gene encoding 60S ribosomal protein L23A-like isoform X1 yields the protein MAPKVYFAVEKKADPKAQALKAAKAVKSGATFKKAAKKIRTKVTFHRPKTLKKDRNPKYPRISAPPRNKLDHYQILKFPLTTESAMKKIEDNNTLVFIVDIRADKKKIKDAVKKMYDIQAKKVNTLIRPDGTKKAYVRLTPDYDALDVANKIGII from the exons ATGGCTCCCAAAG TATATTTTGCAGTTGAGAAGAAGGCAGATCCAAAGGCACAGGCCTTGAAGGCTGCGAAGGCTGTGAAATCTGGGGCCACTTTTAAGAAGGCGGCAAAGAAGATCCGAACAAAAGTTACATTCCACAGGCCAAAGACCTTGAAGAAGGATAGGAACCCTAAGTATCCACGCATTAGTGCTCCACCGAGAAACAAACTTGATCATTATCAGATTCTCAAGTTTCCCCTCACAACTGAGTCAGCTATGAAGAAGATTGAAGACAACAATACCTTGGTTTTCATTGTTGATATTCGTGCAGACAAGAAGAAGATAAAGGATGCTGTCAAGAAGATGTATGACATTCAGGCCAAGAAAGTGAACACCTTGATCAG GCCTGATGGTACAAAGAAGGCATATGTTAGGTTAACACCCGACTATGACGCATTGGATGTGGCAAACAAAATTGGTATTATCTAA
- the LOC108450539 gene encoding 60S ribosomal protein L23A-like isoform X2, whose amino-acid sequence MAPKVEKKADPKAQALKAAKAVKSGATFKKAAKKIRTKVTFHRPKTLKKDRNPKYPRISAPPRNKLDHYQILKFPLTTESAMKKIEDNNTLVFIVDIRADKKKIKDAVKKMYDIQAKKVNTLIRPDGTKKAYVRLTPDYDALDVANKIGII is encoded by the exons ATGGCTCCCAAAG TTGAGAAGAAGGCAGATCCAAAGGCACAGGCCTTGAAGGCTGCGAAGGCTGTGAAATCTGGGGCCACTTTTAAGAAGGCGGCAAAGAAGATCCGAACAAAAGTTACATTCCACAGGCCAAAGACCTTGAAGAAGGATAGGAACCCTAAGTATCCACGCATTAGTGCTCCACCGAGAAACAAACTTGATCATTATCAGATTCTCAAGTTTCCCCTCACAACTGAGTCAGCTATGAAGAAGATTGAAGACAACAATACCTTGGTTTTCATTGTTGATATTCGTGCAGACAAGAAGAAGATAAAGGATGCTGTCAAGAAGATGTATGACATTCAGGCCAAGAAAGTGAACACCTTGATCAG GCCTGATGGTACAAAGAAGGCATATGTTAGGTTAACACCCGACTATGACGCATTGGATGTGGCAAACAAAATTGGTATTATCTAA
- the LOC108450528 gene encoding UDP-galactose/UDP-glucose transporter 5B isoform X1, which produces MAGALPTTKGVKDHKIWKGIFAVSGIMVTLVIYGVLQEKIMRVPYGLNKEYFKYSLFLVFCNRITTSAVSAVFLLASKKALVPVAPIYKYCLISVSNILTTTCQYEALKYVSFPVQTLAKCAKMIPVMIWGTFIMQKTYKGFDYLVAFLVTLGCSIFILFPAGTDVSPYSKGRESTVWGVSLMVGYLGFDGFTSTFQDKLFKGYDMEIHNQIFYTTSCSCILSLTGLLLQGHLLSAIDFVYRHSDCFLDIVLLSTVATVSQFFISYTIRTFGALTFAAVMTTRQLVSIMLSCVWFGHPLSWEQWIGAVIVFGSLYSKNFLKKASTNPPPLQLTQDGAPSPVKGIP; this is translated from the exons ATGGCTGGAGCTTTGCCGACGACAAAAGGGGTGAAGGACCACAAAATATGGAAAGGAATTTTCGCTGTCAGTGGAATCATGGTTACTCTTGTTATCTATGGAGTTTTACag GAAAAGATAATGAGAGTACCGTATGGCCTGAACAAGGAATATTTTAAGTACTCATTATTTCTCGTTTTCTGCAACCGCATAACAACATCTGCTGTCTCCGCTGTTTTTTTACTG GCAAGTAAGAAAGCCTTGGTTCCTGTTGCTCCCATCTATAAGTACTGCCTCATATCAGTATCAAACATCCTTACCACAACATGTCAGTATGAG GCCCTAAAGTATGTCAGTTTTCCGGTTCAGACCCTTGCTAAGTGTGCGAAAATGATACCTGTAATG ATTTGGGGCACTTTCATTATGCAGAAGACATATAAGGGATTTGACTATTTGGTAGCGTTTCTGGTGACCCTAGGTTGTTCAATATTTATACTATTTCCG GCAGGAACTGACGTTAGTCCTTACAGCAAAGGAAGAGAAAGTACAGTTTGGGGCGTTTCTCTGATGGTTGGTTATCTTGG GTTTGATGGTTTTACAAGCACATTCCAAGATAAATTATTTAAAGGATACGATATGGAAATACACAATCAAATATTCTACACGACATCATGTTCTTGTATTCTCAGCTTGACAG GCCTTCTATTACAGGGACATTTACTTTCAGCAATAGATTTTGTTTATCGCCACAGTGATTGTTTTCTTGATATTGTATTACTTTCTACT GTAGCCACAGTCAGTCAATTCTTCATTTCTTACACGATACGTACATTTGGTGCCCTTACATTTGCTGCCGTAATGACCACGAGACAG CTGGTGAGCATCATGCTGTCATGTGTGTGGTTCGGCCATCCACTTAGTTGGGAACAGTGGATTGGGGCG GTAATTGTGTTTGGCTCCTTGTATTCGAAAAACTTCCTGAAAAAAGCATCAACAAATCCCCCTCCTCTGCAACTAACGCAGGACGGAGCTCCTAGTCCCGTGAAGGGGATCCCTTAA
- the LOC108450528 gene encoding UDP-galactose/UDP-glucose transporter 5B isoform X2, with protein MAGALPTTKGVKDHKIWKGIFAVSGIMVTLVIYGVLQEKIMRVPYGLNKEYFKYSLFLVFCNRITTSAVSAVFLLASKKALVPVAPIYKYCLISVSNILTTTCQYEALKYVSFPVQTLAKCAKMIPVMAGTDVSPYSKGRESTVWGVSLMVGYLGFDGFTSTFQDKLFKGYDMEIHNQIFYTTSCSCILSLTGLLLQGHLLSAIDFVYRHSDCFLDIVLLSTVATVSQFFISYTIRTFGALTFAAVMTTRQLVSIMLSCVWFGHPLSWEQWIGAVIVFGSLYSKNFLKKASTNPPPLQLTQDGAPSPVKGIP; from the exons ATGGCTGGAGCTTTGCCGACGACAAAAGGGGTGAAGGACCACAAAATATGGAAAGGAATTTTCGCTGTCAGTGGAATCATGGTTACTCTTGTTATCTATGGAGTTTTACag GAAAAGATAATGAGAGTACCGTATGGCCTGAACAAGGAATATTTTAAGTACTCATTATTTCTCGTTTTCTGCAACCGCATAACAACATCTGCTGTCTCCGCTGTTTTTTTACTG GCAAGTAAGAAAGCCTTGGTTCCTGTTGCTCCCATCTATAAGTACTGCCTCATATCAGTATCAAACATCCTTACCACAACATGTCAGTATGAG GCCCTAAAGTATGTCAGTTTTCCGGTTCAGACCCTTGCTAAGTGTGCGAAAATGATACCTGTAATG GCAGGAACTGACGTTAGTCCTTACAGCAAAGGAAGAGAAAGTACAGTTTGGGGCGTTTCTCTGATGGTTGGTTATCTTGG GTTTGATGGTTTTACAAGCACATTCCAAGATAAATTATTTAAAGGATACGATATGGAAATACACAATCAAATATTCTACACGACATCATGTTCTTGTATTCTCAGCTTGACAG GCCTTCTATTACAGGGACATTTACTTTCAGCAATAGATTTTGTTTATCGCCACAGTGATTGTTTTCTTGATATTGTATTACTTTCTACT GTAGCCACAGTCAGTCAATTCTTCATTTCTTACACGATACGTACATTTGGTGCCCTTACATTTGCTGCCGTAATGACCACGAGACAG CTGGTGAGCATCATGCTGTCATGTGTGTGGTTCGGCCATCCACTTAGTTGGGAACAGTGGATTGGGGCG GTAATTGTGTTTGGCTCCTTGTATTCGAAAAACTTCCTGAAAAAAGCATCAACAAATCCCCCTCCTCTGCAACTAACGCAGGACGGAGCTCCTAGTCCCGTGAAGGGGATCCCTTAA
- the LOC108450528 gene encoding UDP-galactose/UDP-glucose transporter 5B isoform X3: MAGALPTTKGVKDHKIWKGIFAVSGIMVTLVIYGVLQASKKALVPVAPIYKYCLISVSNILTTTCQYEALKYVSFPVQTLAKCAKMIPVMIWGTFIMQKTYKGFDYLVAFLVTLGCSIFILFPAGTDVSPYSKGRESTVWGVSLMVGYLGFDGFTSTFQDKLFKGYDMEIHNQIFYTTSCSCILSLTGLLLQGHLLSAIDFVYRHSDCFLDIVLLSTVATVSQFFISYTIRTFGALTFAAVMTTRQLVSIMLSCVWFGHPLSWEQWIGAVIVFGSLYSKNFLKKASTNPPPLQLTQDGAPSPVKGIP, from the exons ATGGCTGGAGCTTTGCCGACGACAAAAGGGGTGAAGGACCACAAAATATGGAAAGGAATTTTCGCTGTCAGTGGAATCATGGTTACTCTTGTTATCTATGGAGTTTTACag GCAAGTAAGAAAGCCTTGGTTCCTGTTGCTCCCATCTATAAGTACTGCCTCATATCAGTATCAAACATCCTTACCACAACATGTCAGTATGAG GCCCTAAAGTATGTCAGTTTTCCGGTTCAGACCCTTGCTAAGTGTGCGAAAATGATACCTGTAATG ATTTGGGGCACTTTCATTATGCAGAAGACATATAAGGGATTTGACTATTTGGTAGCGTTTCTGGTGACCCTAGGTTGTTCAATATTTATACTATTTCCG GCAGGAACTGACGTTAGTCCTTACAGCAAAGGAAGAGAAAGTACAGTTTGGGGCGTTTCTCTGATGGTTGGTTATCTTGG GTTTGATGGTTTTACAAGCACATTCCAAGATAAATTATTTAAAGGATACGATATGGAAATACACAATCAAATATTCTACACGACATCATGTTCTTGTATTCTCAGCTTGACAG GCCTTCTATTACAGGGACATTTACTTTCAGCAATAGATTTTGTTTATCGCCACAGTGATTGTTTTCTTGATATTGTATTACTTTCTACT GTAGCCACAGTCAGTCAATTCTTCATTTCTTACACGATACGTACATTTGGTGCCCTTACATTTGCTGCCGTAATGACCACGAGACAG CTGGTGAGCATCATGCTGTCATGTGTGTGGTTCGGCCATCCACTTAGTTGGGAACAGTGGATTGGGGCG GTAATTGTGTTTGGCTCCTTGTATTCGAAAAACTTCCTGAAAAAAGCATCAACAAATCCCCCTCCTCTGCAACTAACGCAGGACGGAGCTCCTAGTCCCGTGAAGGGGATCCCTTAA
- the LOC108450520 gene encoding DNA repair protein RAD51 homolog 4 isoform X1: MARLANLETEYPVLDSTVRNFCASHGIFSVEDFLIHDLYMLAAFAEQNNSSERLKEGIAQVLSIIDDMHQPWLNGMELLEDAKRNKHVFPTGIQGIDLLLGGGIRVGQLTELVGPSSSGKTQVCLRTASNVARNHMVLYLDTGNSFSPQRIAYFLGKTINPSSAQAKNQFLQKVMSNISCHSVFDIFAMFDVLHQLESYLRCQDGRGGCQMRLLIVDSISSLISPLLGSSSTQGRALMTSTGYLLKKLAHQHNLAVLIINHTVGGEGGYSKPALGDSWKCIPHSRLFLSCDRGSNNYNVSILRHPSMASGKAARFVI; the protein is encoded by the exons ATGGCACGATTGGCAAATCTAGAGACTGAGTATCCAGTTTTAGATTCCACTGTCCGAAACTTCTGCGCTTCTCATGGCATTTTCTCAG TTGAAGATTTCCTGATTCATGATCTCTATATGTTAGCTGCTTTTGCGGAACAAAACAATTCTTCTGAGAGATTAAAGGAG GGGATTGCTCAAGTTCTATCTATCATAGATGACATGCATCAGCcatggttgaatggaatggaattgtTGGAAGATGCTAAAAGGAATAAACATGTCTTTCCTACTGGAATTCAAGG GATTGATTTGTTACTCGGAGGTGGGATCCGTGTTGGCCAATTAACTGAATTAGTTGGACCATCATCTTCTGGTAAAACACAA GTTTGCTTGCGAACAGCATCAAATGTTGCAAGGAATCATATGGTGCTGTACTTAGATACAGGCAACTCGTTTTCACCTCAACGCATTGCCTACTTCCTAGGAAAGACCATTAATCCCTCATCTGCTCAG GCCAAAAACCAATTTCTGCAAAAAGTAATGAGCAACATATCATGTCATTCTGTGTTTGACATCTTTGCAATGTTTGACGTGCTACATCAGCTAGAATCTTATTTGAGATGTCAG GACGGAAGAGGAGGTTGTCAGATGCGATTGCTAATAGTTGATTCAATATCATCGCTGATCTCCCCTCTACTTGGAAGCTCTAGCACACAGG GGCGGGCTTTGATGACATCTACTGGATATTTGCTTAAAAAGCTAGCACATCAGCATAATCTTGCAGTACTT ATTATCAATCACACGGTAGGTGGTGAGGGAGGGTATTCCAAACCGGCTCTTGGAGATAGCTGGAAGTGCATTCCACATTCAAGGCTTTTCCTCTCCTGTGACCGTGGGAGCAACAACTACAATGTTTCCATTTTAAGACACCCATCCATG GCCTCTGGGAAGGCTGCAAGGTTTGTGATCTAG
- the LOC108450520 gene encoding DNA repair protein RAD51 homolog 4 isoform X2, whose amino-acid sequence MARLANLETEYPVLDSTVRNFCASHGIFSAAFAEQNNSSERLKEGIAQVLSIIDDMHQPWLNGMELLEDAKRNKHVFPTGIQGIDLLLGGGIRVGQLTELVGPSSSGKTQVCLRTASNVARNHMVLYLDTGNSFSPQRIAYFLGKTINPSSAQAKNQFLQKVMSNISCHSVFDIFAMFDVLHQLESYLRCQDGRGGCQMRLLIVDSISSLISPLLGSSSTQGRALMTSTGYLLKKLAHQHNLAVLIINHTVGGEGGYSKPALGDSWKCIPHSRLFLSCDRGSNNYNVSILRHPSMASGKAARFVI is encoded by the exons ATGGCACGATTGGCAAATCTAGAGACTGAGTATCCAGTTTTAGATTCCACTGTCCGAAACTTCTGCGCTTCTCATGGCATTTTCTCAG CTGCTTTTGCGGAACAAAACAATTCTTCTGAGAGATTAAAGGAG GGGATTGCTCAAGTTCTATCTATCATAGATGACATGCATCAGCcatggttgaatggaatggaattgtTGGAAGATGCTAAAAGGAATAAACATGTCTTTCCTACTGGAATTCAAGG GATTGATTTGTTACTCGGAGGTGGGATCCGTGTTGGCCAATTAACTGAATTAGTTGGACCATCATCTTCTGGTAAAACACAA GTTTGCTTGCGAACAGCATCAAATGTTGCAAGGAATCATATGGTGCTGTACTTAGATACAGGCAACTCGTTTTCACCTCAACGCATTGCCTACTTCCTAGGAAAGACCATTAATCCCTCATCTGCTCAG GCCAAAAACCAATTTCTGCAAAAAGTAATGAGCAACATATCATGTCATTCTGTGTTTGACATCTTTGCAATGTTTGACGTGCTACATCAGCTAGAATCTTATTTGAGATGTCAG GACGGAAGAGGAGGTTGTCAGATGCGATTGCTAATAGTTGATTCAATATCATCGCTGATCTCCCCTCTACTTGGAAGCTCTAGCACACAGG GGCGGGCTTTGATGACATCTACTGGATATTTGCTTAAAAAGCTAGCACATCAGCATAATCTTGCAGTACTT ATTATCAATCACACGGTAGGTGGTGAGGGAGGGTATTCCAAACCGGCTCTTGGAGATAGCTGGAAGTGCATTCCACATTCAAGGCTTTTCCTCTCCTGTGACCGTGGGAGCAACAACTACAATGTTTCCATTTTAAGACACCCATCCATG GCCTCTGGGAAGGCTGCAAGGTTTGTGATCTAG
- the LOC108452178 gene encoding protein SODIUM POTASSIUM ROOT DEFECTIVE 3-like — MKGMDLFCASQASTAICSSVDHRSMVRHGHRRIDRQNSKPYAPCSSQLPIIPRPYHEKSSKNGVKPSDVRRKSSADIHDLKSSPASSTYLLSDRPFIDWLSESDPTVSALVPSQPSKPKLHVSSDDNNNSSALKSSSSARSRDKVVVLRVAIHCKGCEGKLRKHISKMEGVKSFSIDLPTKKVTVIGDVTPSSVLASVSRVKSAQLWPSAAPSQSSQMVKMNY, encoded by the exons ATGAAAGGAATGGATCTTTTTTGCGCTTCTCAAGCTTCAACAGCCATCTGCTCTAGCGTGGACCATCGCTCCATGGTCCGCCATGGTCATAGGCGTATTGATCGCCAAAATTCAAAGCCTTATGCACCTTGTTCATCACAATTGCCTATAATCCCTAGGCCATACCATGAAAAGAGTAGCAAGAACGGTGTTAAGCCAAGTGACGTACGTCGAAAAAGCTCTGCAGATATTCATGATCTAAAAAGCTCTCCTGCTTCATCTACATATCTTCTAAGTGATAGACCCTTTATTGATTGGTTATCAGAGTCTGATCCTACTGTCTCAGCATTGGTTCCTTCTCAGCCTTCAAAACCTAAGCTGCATGTAAGCTCCGACGACAACAACAATTCTTCTGCTTTAAAGTCTTCTTCATCTGCTCGGTCTCGCGACAAG GTGGTGGTTTTGAGGGTGGCAATCCATTGCAAAGGATGTgaaggaaaattaagaaaacataTCTCCAAAATGGAAG GAGTGAAATCATTTAGTATAGATTTACCGACAAAGAAAGTGACAGTCATTGGTGACGTGACTCCCTCAAGCGTGTTAGCAAGCGTGTCGAGGGTGAAGAGTGCTCAGCTATGGCCATCTGCTGCACCATCTCAATCTTCTCAAATGGTCAAAATGAATTactga
- the LOC108451512 gene encoding exocyst complex component EXO70H1 encodes MKAIFFKSSPSPTRMTPPASPLHLTFSESLMEENIEAAELIITKWDSPSDNHSSSSNASLFSDENREESKQYLSSVKGLQKAMQYLVSHQASSEKLVRAQALMQTAMKRLEKEFYQIFKSFRFYLDPESFSAHSSSSRPSASRSSFSDLEEDESENESRDENDSIPGAQRVSLAPVEDLRAIAEAMIKAGYAKECIKIYKIIRKSFVDEALHGLGVDRTLNLQKVQKMDWEVLEVKIRNWLHAVKVAVKTLFPGERILSDQVFSIAPAMGESCFAEISKEGALALFEFPENVAKCKKTPEKMFRFLDLYEAVSNLWPEVESMFNSESTSTLRSTAVNSLIKLGDAVRTMLTSFETAIQKEPSKSTVPGGGIHPLTRYVMNYISFLADYTEVLSDIVADWPLTIPSPLPEPFFGSPDNEESISSPVSVRLAWLILLMLCKLDGKAAMYKDVSLSYLFLANNLQYVVGKVRQSNLKILLGDEWVTKHELKVKQYCSNYERMGWSKVLASLPENPTAEIPVDQVKDHFRNFNLAFEETYTKQTSWVVPDPGLRDDIKISLARRIVPIYKEFYETYGGMHLRKEMWVESLVRYTPDDLGNYWSDLLNGSGSSGSVSSSSSRGGRSR; translated from the coding sequence ATGAAGGCCATCTTCTTCAAATCATCACCTTCTCCTACCAGGATGACTCCACCAGCTTCTCCACTTCACCTTACTTTTTCCGAGTCTTTAATGGAAGAAAACATCGAAGCTGCCGAATTAATCATCACCAAATGGGACTCCCCTTCCGACAACCACTCCTCCTCTAGCAACGCTTCCCTTTTCTCCGATGAGAACAGGGAAGAGTCGAAACAGTATTTGTCTTCCGTTAAGGGTCTGCAAAAAGCTATGCAGTACCTGGTTTCACACCAAGCAAGTTCCGAAAAGCTTGTCCGAGCTCAAGCACTTATGCAAACCGCCATGAAACGGCTCGAGAAGGAGTTTTACCAGATTTTTAAGTCTTTCCGGTTTTATCTTGACCCAGAATCCTTTTCTGCTCACTCGTCATCCTCTAGACCATCGGCTTCCAGGTCCAGTTTTTCAGACTTGGAAGAAGATGAGTCTGAGAACGAGTCAAGGGACGAGAATGACTCAATCCCAGGAGCCCAGAGAGTGTCGTTAGCTCCAGTGGAGGATTTAAGAGCCATTGCAGAGGCCATGATAAAAGCTGGGTACGCCAAGGAAtgtatcaaaatttataaaattattcggAAATCGTTCGTCGATGAAGCTCTTCACGGTCTCGGAGTTGACAGGACGTTGAACTTACAGAAAGTTCAGAAGATGGATTGGGAAGTTTTGGAGGTTAAAATCAGGAATTGGTTACATGCTGTTAAAGTGGCTGTTAAAACGCTGTTTCCCGGAGAGAGAATCCTCAGCGATCAAGTGTTTTCCATTGCCCCTGCTATGGGGGAATCTTGTTTCGCAGAAATTTCGAAAGAAGGAGCATTAGCTCTGTTTGAGTTCCCGGAAAATGTAGCCAAGTGCAAGAAAACACCAGAGAAAATGTTCCGTTTCTTGGATTTATATGAAGCGGTTTCCAATCTTTGGCCCGAGGTTGAATCAATGTTCAACTCCGAATCAACCTCAACCCTACGATCAACCGCCGTAAACTCCTTAATCAAGCTCGGAGACGCCGTTAGAACCATGTTAACGAGCTTCGAAACGGCAATTCAAAAGGAACCATCCAAATCGACGGTTCCCGGCGGTGGGATCCACCCTCTGACACGCTACGTCATGAATTACATCTCTTTCCTAGCCGATTACACCGAGGTTCTTTCCGACATCGTCGCAGATTGGCCGTTAACGATTCCATCACCTTTACCAGAGCCATTCTTCGGCAGCCCCGACAACGAGGAAAGCATTTCATCGCCGGTTTCAGTCCGGTTAGCTTGGCTTATCCTCCTCATGCTTTGCAAACTCGACGGGAAAGCCGCGATGTACAAAGACGTCTCGCTTTCTTATTTGTTCTTAGCCAATAATCTCCAGTACGTCGTCGGGAAAGTTCGACAATCGAACTTGAAGATTCTTCTCGGTGACGAATGGGTGACGAAGCACGAACTAAAAGTGAAACAGTACTGTTCGAATTACGAGAGAATGGGATGGAGCAAAGTGCTCGCTTCACTGCCTGAAAATCCAACGGCTGAGATCCCAGTCGATCAAGTGAAAGACCATTTCAGAAATTTTAATTTGGCGTTTGAAGAAACCTATACGAAACAAACATCTTGGGTCGTACCCGACCCGGGACTCCGAGATGATATCAAAATCTCGTTGGCGAGACGGATAGTACCGATCTACAAGGAGTTTTACGAGACGTACGGAGGAATGCACCTTAGGAAAGAAATGTGGGTTGAGTCACTTGTCAGATATACCCCTGATGATTTGGGAAACTACTGGTCGGATCTGCTCAATGGAAGCGGAAGTTCAGGGAGTGTTTCGTCAAGTTCAAGCCGCGGTGGCAGGAGTCGTTGA